Part of the Candidatus Zixiibacteriota bacterium genome, TAACGCTTCTTCCAGCATTCCGGCGCTAACTATATCGTTAGTCTGGCAGAGCAAAACTATTTTACTGTCAAAGTTGTAATCTTCCTTTTTATCTGGCGGCTTTTCGATTAGTTCGCAATCACAATCAGAGCATCTGGTATTCCCCAAAGGATATTCCGCGCCGCATTTAGGACAATATAGCATCACTTCACCTTTGATAAGCGAAATACAAGTTCATCAATTTGCTTAAATGTAATTTTTTCAGTTGCAGCAATCATCAGGCAACCTTTCAAACCTATTTTATAGCTGTTTAAGTCAAGTCCGGCGAGTATATTATATTTGCCGAGGTTCTTAATAATTTTCTTGGGTTGTATAGGAGTCTGAACAACGAATTCTTTGAAGAAAGGCGCGGCAAATTGGAGTTTGAATCCCGGCAATTCACCTATTTTCTCAGCGGCGTAATGAGCGTTTATCAGGCATAATTCGGCAGTCCTTTTTATGCCCGCCTTGCCTGTAACAGCCATATAAATAGCCGAAGCCAAAGCGCACAATTGCTGATTTGTGCAAATATTAGAGGTGGCTTTTTCGCGTCTTATATGTTGTTCTCGTGTTTGAAGGGTTAACACATAGCCTGTTTTGCCGTTAGCATCGGTAGTTTTTGCAACCAGCCGTCCCGGCATTTTGCGGATAAGTTCCTTCCTGACGGAGAATAACCCAAGATAAGGTCCGCCATAAGACAGCGGTAGGCCAAGCGGTTGTCCTTCCGCGACAGCGATATCTGCGCCCAATTCGGCAGGCGATTTTAAAATCCCCAGCGAGATTGGATCATAGGATTCAATCAGCAAAGCTCCGCAGTTTTTAATATCACTGGCAGCCTCATCGATATTTTCAATCAAGCCAAGGAAATTAGGGTTTTGGACAACAAAGGCGGCGGTATTATCGCTAAGTTTATTGCGCAGGAATTCATAATCAACGAGACCCTCGGCAAAGGGAATAGTAATCAGCTTAATATCTGTTCCCGTCAGATATGTTTTTACAGTTTCAATATAATTGGGATTAACAGTGGCGGCTACCAACGTTTCTTTTCGTCCGGTATGCCTGGCCGCTAACAGAATAGCCTCGGCTAATGCGCTGGCGCCGTCATACATTGAGGCGTTAGTTACCGGCAGGCCGGTCAAATTGCTGACCATAGACTGAAATTCATATATTGCCTGGAGAGTTCCCTGAGCAGCCTCTGGTTGGTACGGTGTATATGCAGTTAAAAACTCCGAGCGCGATATCAAGCTGTTTATAATTGCCGGCACATAGTGGTCGTAGGCGCCGGCGCCGGCGAATACGGATAGATATCGTTTGTTTTTTTCGGACAGTTCGGTTAAGTGATTGATGAGTTCATATTCAGAAAGCGGTTTTGGAATGTTAAGATTATGATTATATCTTATCGATGCCGGTATATTTTTTATTAAATCCTCGAAACTTGAAAAACCGATGCTTTTAAGCATCTGGTCAAGTTCGGTCTGTGTATTAGGTATGTAACTCATCAACTCTGTCCAATAAACTCCTTATAGGCCGCAGCATCAAGAAGTTGGTTGAGTTCGTCTTTGTTTTCAACCTTAACTTTTATCATCCAGCCATCGCCATACGGATCAGAATTCGCAATACCGGCGTCGTTTTCGAGCAAATCATTGACTTCTGTAACTTCACCGGTCAATGGCGCAAACAAATCTGATACAGCCTTAACAGCTTCAATCGTGCCGAAAGGCTGCATAAATTCGATTTTACTGCCGACACTCGGCAATTCTACGAAAACAACATCGCCAAGTTCGCCCTGGGCATAATCAGTAATGCCGACAGCAGCAATATCTCCATCAAGCTTAATCCATTCATGTTCCTTGGTATATAATAAATCCTCGGGTATCAAATTACCTCCTCGCCTTTGGATGTTTCCTTTTTTGGGGAACCATTTATAAATTTATCCACATAAGAAGTATCGTAATTTCCAAAAATGAAAATCTTATCTTCAAAAATATCCTTATAGAAATCAATCGGTGTAGGAATTCCCTCGATAATAAACTCATCGAGAGCGCGTCTCATTCTAAGCATCGCCTCGGTTCTGTCTTTGCCGTGGACTATAAGCTTGGCTATCAACGAATCATAGAATGGCGGCATATCATAGCCGGCATAAGCGTGAGTATCGACTCTGACTCCCAAGCCGCCGGGCGTATGAAATGTTCTGATATTGCCGGGCACAGGCATAAAATTACGGGAGGTATTCTCGGCATTTATACGGCATTCTATAGCATGGCCGGAGAATTTAACATCTTCTTGAGTATAAGACAGCCGGTTGCCAGCGGCAATGCTAATCTGTTCCTTAATCAGGTCGATATTAGTAACCGCTTCAGTAATAGTATGCTCTACCTGTATCCTGGTATTTACTTCCATGAAATAGAAGTTTTTATCGCTATCGACAAGGAATTCGACAGTGCCGGCGCTTGTGTAGCCCGCTTCCTTTACTCCTTTAATAGCCGCTATACACATTTTATTACGCAATTCATCAGTAATAGCAATTGAGGGCGACTCCTCAATCAGTTTTTGA contains:
- the gcvPA gene encoding aminomethyl-transferring glycine dehydrogenase subunit GcvPA, which encodes MSYIPNTQTELDQMLKSIGFSSFEDLIKNIPASIRYNHNLNIPKPLSEYELINHLTELSEKNKRYLSVFAGAGAYDHYVPAIINSLISRSEFLTAYTPYQPEAAQGTLQAIYEFQSMVSNLTGLPVTNASMYDGASALAEAILLAARHTGRKETLVAATVNPNYIETVKTYLTGTDIKLITIPFAEGLVDYEFLRNKLSDNTAAFVVQNPNFLGLIENIDEAASDIKNCGALLIESYDPISLGILKSPAELGADIAVAEGQPLGLPLSYGGPYLGLFSVRKELIRKMPGRLVAKTTDANGKTGYVLTLQTREQHIRREKATSNICTNQQLCALASAIYMAVTGKAGIKRTAELCLINAHYAAEKIGELPGFKLQFAAPFFKEFVVQTPIQPKKIIKNLGKYNILAGLDLNSYKIGLKGCLMIAATEKITFKQIDELVFRLSKVK
- the gcvH gene encoding glycine cleavage system protein GcvH, coding for MIPEDLLYTKEHEWIKLDGDIAAVGITDYAQGELGDVVFVELPSVGSKIEFMQPFGTIEAVKAVSDLFAPLTGEVTEVNDLLENDAGIANSDPYGDGWMIKVKVENKDELNQLLDAAAYKEFIGQS
- a CDS encoding DUF2007 domain-containing protein, encoding MLYCPKCGAEYPLGNTRCSDCDCELIEKPPDKKEDYNFDSKIVLLCQTNDIVSAGMLEEALKEKNIPCLAKSRMGTFSGYMPLDRVMKGIKIFVPESALKKAVEIAETIIPDFERPDENN